The genome window AGGAAGTCGGCGTCGACCGCGCCGATGCCCTCGTCCAGGATCAGGATCTCCGGGTCGATCGAGGTGACCACGCCCAGCGCCAGCCGCACCCGCATGCCGGTGGAGTAGGTGCGCAGCGGCATCTCCAGGTAGTCGCCCAGCTCGGTGAACTCGGCGATCTCGTCGATGCGCGCTTCCATCTGCTTGCGGTTCATCCCGAGGAACAGGCCCCGGATGATGATGTTCTCGTACCCGGAGATCTCCGGGTCCATGCCCACGCCCAGGTCGAAGACCGGCGCGACCTTGCCGACCACGCGGGCGCTGCCCCGCGTCGGCTCGTAGATCCCGGCGAGCAGCCGCAGCAGCGTGGACTTGCCCGCGCCGTTGTGCCCGACCAGCGCCACCCGGTCACCGTGCTCGAGCGACAGGTTGATGTCGTGCAGCGCCTCGATGATCGGCACGCGGCTGTCGGTGCCGATCCGTCCGCCGGCCTTGCTCAGGACGGCCTTCTTCAGCGAGCGGGACTTCGCGTCGAAGATCGGGAAGTCGACCGCCGCGTTCCACACGTCGATGCTGACCATGAAGTTCCTCAGCCCCCGATCAGACCCAGTAGGAGACGCGGGCGCGGTAGTTGCGCATGATGATGAGGGCGAGCAGCCATCCGCCCACGGTGAAGGCGCCGACCACGATCCAGTGGTGCAGCTGCTGCGGCTCGCCGAGCAGCGGAGCGCGCACGATCTCCACGTAGTGGTAGATCGGGTTGAGCTGGGCGAGCCACGCCCGCGGGCCGGCGTTCTTCTCCAGCTCCTCGATCGGCCAGACGATCGGAGACATGAAGAACAGCAGCTGCATGAAGCTGCTGACCACCGGCGGGATGTCCCGGAACCGGGTGCTCGCGACGCCGAAGAGCAGGACCACCCAGCCGCCGTTGATGAGCAGCAGGAGGAGCGCGGGAACCGCCGTGATGATCATCCAGCTCACCGGAGGCCAGAAGATCACGAGGATTCCGAGGTAGATGACCAGGTTGTGCAGGAAGAGCAGGAATTCCCGCCACACGGTCCGCAGCACGTGCACGCTGATCGGCGCGGGGAGCTGCTTTATGAGGCCCTCGTTCTGGATGAACACCTCGGTGCCCGCGGTGAGGCAGCCGGAGATGAAGTACCAGATGATGAAGCCCACGGTCAGGTACGGCACGTAGGTTTCCGTCGGCTGACCAAAGATCGTGGAGTACATCAGGCCGAGGCCGGCCGAGGTGACGCCCATGCTGATGGTGATCCACAGCGGGCCGAGCACCGACCGGCGGTAGCGCTGCTTGATGTCCTGCCAGCCGAGGTGCGCCCACAACTGCCGCTGCCGGGCGCCGTCGGAGATGTCTTTGAACGCCTTGCGCCAGGTCCGCGACGACGTCTCGGGCGGTGCTTCTGATCGCTCTAGCGTGCTTGTGGCCTGCACGGTGCGTCAGAGTACCGACCGCCCGTGCGAGTTCCGGCCCTGGGCACCGCTCACGGACAGCCATCGCGGATTCCGCACTTTCCGGGCGGGTTCACGCTGTCGCTCACGTCGCGTGCGGGGGTATGCGCGCAGGGTCGCGAACGCCCGCGGAACCAGGGCTCCGCGGGTGACTCGCGGTTCCCCCGAAAACGCTCAGAGGTACTGGCCGGTGCCCCGGGGCTGGTGGGCGGTCTCGACGTCGCCGGTGCCCGCGGGCAGGCCGCGCCGCATCTGCTCGAGCTGCGCCCTGGCGGCCATCTGCTGGGCGAACAGCGCCGTCTGCAGGCCGTGGAAGAGACCTTCCAGCCAGCCGACGAGCTGGGCCTGGGCGATCCGCAGCTCCGACTCCGACGGGGTGGCCTCCTGCGCGAAGGGCAGCGACAGCCGCTCCAGCTCCTCTATGAGCTCCGGCGCGAGGCCCTGCTCCAGCTCCCGGATCGAGGACTGGTGGATCTCCTTGAGCCTGCTGCGGCTGGCCTCGTCCAGCGGCGCCGCGCGGACCTCCTCCAGCAGCTGCTTGATCATCGTGCCGATCCGCATCACCTTCGCGGGCTGCTCGACCAGCTCGTTGATGTCCTCACCGCGCTCGTTGCCCTCGTCCGAGCCGGAGGCCGCGCCGATCGGCGCACCGTCCTCGCCGACCACGAAGACCCGGGGCCTGCCCTCGTTCTGCTCGTGCTCGCTCTGGTTCATTGCTCCATCCTGGCTTGCCCGCGCCGGCCGGGGCGAGCCGGTATGCGATATGGGCCACCCGGAGGCGAGAAGCATCGGTGTCCTCCGTACGGTGTCACGCATGGCGTTCGACGTCGCTGCGGTGCGCGGGCTGTTTCCCGCGCTCGGCGATGGGTGGGTGCACCTGGACGCCCCGGCGGGCATGCAAGTGCCTGAACAGGTCGCGACCGCGGTATCGACCGCGCTGCGGGCCCCGGTATCCGGCCCCGGCGGGATCTTCCCCGCGTCGCAGCGCGCCGAGGCGATCGTGGATGCCGCCCGTCGCGCGATTGCTGACCTGGTCGGAGCCGACCCCGCGGGGGTCGTGCTCGGCCCGAGTTCGGCCGTGCTCCTGCAGCGGCTCGCCGACGCGCTCGGCGACGGCTGGATGATCGGCGACGACGTCGTCGTCTCGCGCCTGGACCATCCCGCGAACGTTGCGCCGTGGCAGCGCGCCGCCCAGCGCTCCGGCGGTTCGGTGCGCTTCGCCGAGGTCGACATCGAGACCTGCGAGCTGCCTGCCTGGCAGTACAAGGACCTGGTCACGCCCCGGACGAAGGTCGTCGCCATCACCGCCGCCTCCGGCGCGGTGGGCACCCGGCCGGACGTGCGCGCCGCCGCTGAGGCCGCGGCCGAGCACGACGCGCTGGTGGTGGTCGACGCCTCGGCGGCGGCGCCGTTCGTGCCGCTGGACATCGACTCGATGGGCGCCGACGTGGTCGCGGTGAACGCCTCGGCGTGGGGCGGGCCGCCGGTCGGCGCGCTGGTCTTCCGCAACCCGGCGATGCTCGACCAGCTCCCCTCGGTGGCGCTGGAGCCCGGCGCCCGCGGACCCGAGCGGATGGAGCTCGGCCCGCACGCCTACCCGCTGCTGGCGGGCGTGGTCTCCTCGGTCGACTACCTGGCGTCGCTGGACGAGGCCGCTGTCGGCCCGCGCCGCGAGCGGCTGCTCACCTCGCTCGGCTCCGTCAAGGCATACCAGGCCGGACTGCTGGCGAACCTGACCAGCGGCCTGCGCCGCCTGCGGCACGTGATGGTGATAGGCGACGCGATGCGCCGGGTGCCTTCGATGGCGTTCACCGTCAGCGGGGTCAAGGCCGAGGACGCCATCGAGCACCTCGCCGAGCGCGGTGTCTGCGCGTTCGCCGACCCCGGCACGCACGGCGTGTTCGCGGTGCTCGGCGTCGGCGAGGTCGGCGGCGCGGTGCGCGTCGGCCTGGCGCACTACACCAACGCCTTCGAGGTCGACCAGCTGATCAGGGCCGTCGGCGAACTGGGCTGACGTCGTCCAGCGGGTTTCCCCGTTCCAGCGGCCTTCCCAGTCTTCCAGCCGTCCTGCCCTGTCAGCCGTCCTTCCGCCGTCCGTCCCGCCGTCGCTTCCGTGCGCCGTGCGAGCGCGCGCCTGGGCCCGACGCATCCGCCGTAGGACGTCCGCGGTGGCGACGCCGCCGGGCGCCGCCACCGCCGCGGAGCTCAGTCGACCGTCAGCAGGATCTTCCCGCGCACGCCGCCGGCGTCCAGCGCCGAGTGCGCCCGCGCGGCCTCCCGCATCGGGATGCGGTCGTGCACGATCGGCCGCACCTTGCCCTCCTCGACCAGCGGCCACAGCCGCTGGCGGACGTCGGTGACGATCGCGGCCTTGCCGTTGTGGCCCTCGACCGGGCGGCTGCGCAGCGCGAGCGTCGACATCCGGGCCCGCTTGACCAGCATCTTGCCCATGTCGAGCTCGGCCTTGCGCCCGCCCTGCATGCCGATGACGGCGAGGTGCCCGTCGGGCGCGAGCGCGGAGATGTTGCGGTCCAAATAGGACGCGCCCATGTTGTCGAGGATGACGTCGGCGCCGCCGAGCCCCTTGACGACCTCGACGAAGTCCTCGTCGCGGTAGCTGATGGCGGGGTCGGCGCCGAGCTCGCGGCACAGCTGGAGCGTCTCCGGCGATCCCGCCGTCGCCGCGACCCGCGCGCCGAGCGCGGTGGCGACCTGGATCGCGCACGTGCCGATCCCGCCGGATCCGCCGTGCACCAGCAGGAACCGCCCCTCGCGCAGTCCTGCCTCCATGACGACGTTGGACCATACTGTGCAGGTGACTTCGGGGAGCCCGGCGGCTTCGACCAGGTCCACACCGGACGGAACCGGCAGGACCTGAGCGGCGGGCACCGCGACCTGCTCGGCGTACCCACCTCCGGAGAGCAGGGCGCAGACCTGGTCGCCGACCGTCCAGCCGGTGACCCCCTCACCCAGTTCGGCGATGGTGCCCGAGCACTCGAGCCCGAGGATCTCGCTGGCTCCCTCCGGCGGTGGGTAGAAACCCCGCCGTTGCAGCAGATCGGCCCGGTTGACCCCGGCCGCCGCGACCTTGACCAGCACTTCTCCAGGTCCAGGGCTCGGGTCCGGCTGTTCGGTCCATTCCAACACGTCCGGTTCGCCCGGCTCTCGAATCGTGATGGCGTACATGGCTCCAGACGGTAGTCCGGCAAAAAGGGGAACGTATTCCTGGTTCTTAACCTTTGCAGGTGAACTCTTGACTTCGTCGTGTAGTTGTCCCAAGGCTGATCGTCACGTACTCACCCGAAACGGGGGAAATGATGAGTTTGCGAACCATCACATCCGGGCGTGTGACGACCGCGGTCCTCGCGAGCTGCGCTGCTATCGCGGTGGCCGTCGCGCCCGCTTCCGCGGCTCCCTCGCGCGACCTCGGTGACCGGATCAGCGGAAACGCGGTCAACCGGCACCTGGTCGCCCTGCAGCGAATCGCCGACCAGAACGGCGGGAACCGCGCCTCCGGACGTCCGGGCTACGAGGCCAGCGTCGACTACGTCGCGAACAAGCTGCGCTCGGCCGGGTTCGACGTCACCACGCCGAAGTTCGAGTACCAGGCCTACTACCTCGACAAGTTCGGTCTCGCCGTGGCGGGACAACCGGTCGAGGGCGACGCGCTGGAGTACTCGCCCGCGACCCCGCAGGGCGGGCTGACGGCACCGCTCTCGGTGCTGCCCGCCGACCCGACCCCGGGGTGCGAGGCGACCGACTACCAGGGCACCGACGTCAGCGGCACCGTCGTGCTCATCCAGCGCGGCACCTGCAGTTTCGCCGACAAGCAGCGCATCGCCGCCGAGGCGGGCGCGGTCGGCGCGATCATCTACAACAACGTCGACGGTGCGCTCAACGGCACCCTCGGCGACCCGGCCGACGCCCGGATCCCGACCGCGGGAGTCACCAAGCAGGTCGGCGAGGCGCTGGCAGGCCAGGCCGGTGCCGAGGTGCACCTCGACGTGCAGTCGCGGCTGGAGACCGTCAAGACCCGCAACGTCGTCGCGCAGACCCGCACCGGGCGCGCCGACAACGTGGTGATGGCGGGGGCCCACCTCGACAGCGTTCCCGAAGGCCCGGGCATCAACGACAACGGCACCGGCAGCGCGGGTCTGCTGGAGACCGCGCTGCGGCTCGGCAGCTCGCCCAAGGTGAACAACGCGGTCCGCTTCGCGTTCTGGGGTGCCGAGGAGTCGGGGCTGGTCGGTTCGACCAAGTACGTGCAGAGCCTGAGCTTCGAGCAGCAGCTCGACATCGCTCTCTACCTGAACTTCGACATGATCGGCTCGCCCAACGCCGGCTACTTCGCCTACGACGGCGACAACTCCGACGGCGTCGGCGCGGGCCCCGGCCCGCAGGGCTCGGCGCAGATCGAGCGCGACCTGGTCGAGGCGATGGCCGCCAACGGTGTGCAGACCGAGGGCAAGGACTTCGACGGGCGCTCCGACTACGGCGAGTTCATCGCGGTCGGCATCCCCGCGGGTGGCCTGTTCACCGGTGCCGAGGGCATCAAGACGCCGGAGCAGGCCGCGAAGTGGGGCGGTGAGGCGGGCAAGGCCTACGACCCGAACTACCACATGCCGGGCGACACCCTCGCCAACGTCGACCGGGTCGCCCTGGAGCGCAACGCCAAGGCCGTCGCGTCGGTCGTGCAGCACTACGCCGCGAGCACCGAAGGTGTGAACGGCGTGCAGACCCGCGCGCAGCGGGCGCAGCTGCGCAGTGCCGAAGGCGCGATGACCGCGCAGCGCGTCGCGACGGCGGAGCCGGAGCACGCGCACGGCGCGGACGCGCACGGGTGCGGGCGCGACCGCGCCTGAGGTGGCACGCCGGGTGCCCCGTCCGTCCTGCCGGGACGGGCGGGGTACCCCGCATTTCTCGCCTGAGCCCGCGGAAACCGCGTCCGCGAGTGAAACTACGAACGTGAGAACCGGCGGCCTGAGCCCGAGCAGCATGGAGTCCCGATGAAGTGCACCGTCCTCGCCGTGTCCGCAGTGGTCGTCGCGACGGCATCGGCCGCCGCGCCCGCGGTCGCGTCTCCCGAGCCCGCCGACGTCCCCGGCCTGGTGCGCTTCGCCACCTTCAACGCCTCGCTCAACCGCGCCACCGAAGGCGAGCTGCTGGCGGACCTGTCCACACCGGACGACGAGCAGGCGCGCAAGGTCGCCGAGGTCGTGCAGCGCAACCGGCCCGACGTGGTGCTGCTCAACGAGTTCGACTTCGTGCCCGGCGGCGCGGCCGTCGACGCGTTCCGCGCCAACTACCTCGCCGTCGGCCACAACGGCGCGCAGCCCATCGACTACCCCTACGCCTACACCGCGCCGGTCAACACGGGTGTGCCGTCGGGGATGGACCTGGACAACGACGGCAGGACCGGCGGCCCCGGCGACGCGTACGGATTCGGCCAGTTCCCCGGCCAGTACGGGATGGTGGTGCTGTCCAAGCACCCGATCGGCGATGTCCGCACGTTCCAGCACTTCCGGTGGACCGACATGCCCGGCGCCATGATGCCCGACGACCCGGCCACGCCCGAGCCCGCCGACTGGTACTCGCCGCAGGAGAAGCAGGCGCTTCGGCTGTCGTCGAAGTCGCACTGGGACCTGCCGATCCACGTCGGCGGCCGGACCGTGCACCTGCTGGCCTCGCACCCGACGCCGCCGAGCTTCGACGGTCCCGAGGACCGCAACGGTGTGCGCAACCACGACGAGATCCGCTTCTGGGCCGACTACGTAGCCGGCGCCGGCTACGTCTACGACGACGCCGGCCGCACCGGCGGCCTCGAACGCGGCGCCCCCTTCGTCATCGCAGGCGATCAGAACGCCGACGCGAACGACGGCGACAGCGCCGACCGCGCGGCCACGCAACTGCTGAACGCGCAGCGCGTCATCGACCCCCTACCGGGCAGCTTCGGGGCGGTCGAAGCGGCGCGGAACCAGGGCGGCGCCAACACCGGTCACCGCGGAGCGCCGTACTTCGACACCGCCGACTTCGGCGACCAGAGCCCGGGCAACCTGCGGGTGGACTACGTGCTGCCGTCGCTGCCGCTGGTCCCGCTGCGCAGCGGCGTGTTCTGGCCGGGCACCCACGACGAGCTGTCCCGGCTCAACGACACCTCCGACCACCACCTGGTCTGGGTCGACGTGCTGGCCGCCTACCACGACTGACGCGCGGCTCATCGCCTGTCTTCGAACTAGCCTTGCGTGGCGGCGCGTGTAGCGGTGCCGGTTGCGCGGGTGGGCCAAACGGCTTCGCCGCCTCACAGATCGAGGACAGCCACTCAGTCCAGCGCGCGCCGCAGGAAGAAGCGGACGCCCAGCACGCCGAACAGCAGCGTCGCCGCCACCAGCGCGAGCACGCAGATCCACGGCGCGATGTGCGGAACGTCCGGCAGCAGCGCGCCGCGCATCCCCTCGCTGAGGTAGGTCAGCGGGTTGAACGCGCACAACACCTGGAACCAGCGGAGCTGGTCGAGCTGCGCCCACGGGAACTGCGTCGCGCCGGTGAACATCAGCGGTGCCAGGATCACCGCGAACATGATGTTGATGCGCCGGGGCGGCACGGCGGCACCCACCGTCAGGCCGACGGCGGCGCCGGACAGCGACCCGAGCAGCATGCACAGGACCGCGAACGGGAGTCCGGCGAGGTCCCACGCCACGGTGCCGAACATCAGGATGCCGATCGGGACCATCAGCAGCGCCGCGAACAACCCGCGCATCGCCCCGAACAGCATCTTCTCCACCGCGACCAGGCTGATCGGCAGCGGAGCCAGCAGCCGGTCCTCGATCTCCCGCGAGAACGAGAAGTCCAGCACCAGCGGGAACGACGTGTTCTGCAGCGACACCAGGAACGCGTTGAGCGCGATCATCCCCGGCAGCAGGATCTGCTCGTATCCGGGCTGGGTGTAGCCGAGCTGGCCGAGCACGGTGCCGAAGATGAACAGCATCGCGACCGGCTGCACCAGCACCTGCGCCATGAAGCTGGGAAGCTCCCGCCCGGTGACGAAGACGTCGCGGCCCAGGACCGCGGTGAACGCGCGGACGGAGGTCATCGCAGTTCTCTCCCGGTGAGTTCGATGAACACGTCTTCCAGCGTCGCCGACCCCGGCGACAGGTCGATGATCGGAACCTGCCGCTGGTGCAGGGCCTGGGCGACCGGTCCCAGCAACGCCGACGGCTCGCCCTCGACGTACAGCCGCATCCGCAGCTCCGGCTCGGCCTCGGCGGTCTGGCCCGCGCTGACCGACTCCACCCGCTCGACTCCGCGCACCGCGCACAACAGCTCGGACAGCTCGTGCTCGTCGACACCGGCCGACAGCACCGTCACGGCGAGCGTGCCGCTGCCGGGCAGCGACTTGATCAGCT of Saccharopolyspora erythraea contains these proteins:
- a CDS encoding bacterial proteasome activator family protein; the encoded protein is MNQSEHEQNEGRPRVFVVGEDGAPIGAASGSDEGNERGEDINELVEQPAKVMRIGTMIKQLLEEVRAAPLDEASRSRLKEIHQSSIRELEQGLAPELIEELERLSLPFAQEATPSESELRIAQAQLVGWLEGLFHGLQTALFAQQMAARAQLEQMRRGLPAGTGDVETAHQPRGTGQYL
- a CDS encoding cysteine desulfurase-like protein, which gives rise to MAFDVAAVRGLFPALGDGWVHLDAPAGMQVPEQVATAVSTALRAPVSGPGGIFPASQRAEAIVDAARRAIADLVGADPAGVVLGPSSAVLLQRLADALGDGWMIGDDVVVSRLDHPANVAPWQRAAQRSGGSVRFAEVDIETCELPAWQYKDLVTPRTKVVAITAASGAVGTRPDVRAAAEAAAEHDALVVVDASAAAPFVPLDIDSMGADVVAVNASAWGGPPVGALVFRNPAMLDQLPSVALEPGARGPERMELGPHAYPLLAGVVSSVDYLASLDEAAVGPRRERLLTSLGSVKAYQAGLLANLTSGLRRLRHVMVIGDAMRRVPSMAFTVSGVKAEDAIEHLAERGVCAFADPGTHGVFAVLGVGEVGGAVRVGLAHYTNAFEVDQLIRAVGELG
- a CDS encoding NAD(P)H-quinone oxidoreductase, translating into MYAITIREPGEPDVLEWTEQPDPSPGPGEVLVKVAAAGVNRADLLQRRGFYPPPEGASEILGLECSGTIAELGEGVTGWTVGDQVCALLSGGGYAEQVAVPAAQVLPVPSGVDLVEAAGLPEVTCTVWSNVVMEAGLREGRFLLVHGGSGGIGTCAIQVATALGARVAATAGSPETLQLCRELGADPAISYRDEDFVEVVKGLGGADVILDNMGASYLDRNISALAPDGHLAVIGMQGGRKAELDMGKMLVKRARMSTLALRSRPVEGHNGKAAIVTDVRQRLWPLVEEGKVRPIVHDRIPMREAARAHSALDAGGVRGKILLTVD
- the wzt gene encoding galactan export ABC transporter ATP-binding subunit Wzt/RfbE; protein product: MVSIDVWNAAVDFPIFDAKSRSLKKAVLSKAGGRIGTDSRVPIIEALHDINLSLEHGDRVALVGHNGAGKSTLLRLLAGIYEPTRGSARVVGKVAPVFDLGVGMDPEISGYENIIIRGLFLGMNRKQMEARIDEIAEFTELGDYLEMPLRTYSTGMRVRLALGVVTSIDPEILILDEGIGAVDADFLEKARDRLNDLVKRSGILVFASHSDEFLMELCNTALWMDKGGIKERGSLRSVLTHYKGHDPFENLSEETLARIGESAASIGSEEGS
- a CDS encoding ABC transporter permease, with product MTSVRAFTAVLGRDVFVTGRELPSFMAQVLVQPVAMLFIFGTVLGQLGYTQPGYEQILLPGMIALNAFLVSLQNTSFPLVLDFSFSREIEDRLLAPLPISLVAVEKMLFGAMRGLFAALLMVPIGILMFGTVAWDLAGLPFAVLCMLLGSLSGAAVGLTVGAAVPPRRINIMFAVILAPLMFTGATQFPWAQLDQLRWFQVLCAFNPLTYLSEGMRGALLPDVPHIAPWICVLALVAATLLFGVLGVRFFLRRALD
- a CDS encoding M28 family metallopeptidase encodes the protein MSLRTITSGRVTTAVLASCAAIAVAVAPASAAPSRDLGDRISGNAVNRHLVALQRIADQNGGNRASGRPGYEASVDYVANKLRSAGFDVTTPKFEYQAYYLDKFGLAVAGQPVEGDALEYSPATPQGGLTAPLSVLPADPTPGCEATDYQGTDVSGTVVLIQRGTCSFADKQRIAAEAGAVGAIIYNNVDGALNGTLGDPADARIPTAGVTKQVGEALAGQAGAEVHLDVQSRLETVKTRNVVAQTRTGRADNVVMAGAHLDSVPEGPGINDNGTGSAGLLETALRLGSSPKVNNAVRFAFWGAEESGLVGSTKYVQSLSFEQQLDIALYLNFDMIGSPNAGYFAYDGDNSDGVGAGPGPQGSAQIERDLVEAMAANGVQTEGKDFDGRSDYGEFIAVGIPAGGLFTGAEGIKTPEQAAKWGGEAGKAYDPNYHMPGDTLANVDRVALERNAKAVASVVQHYAASTEGVNGVQTRAQRAQLRSAEGAMTAQRVATAEPEHAHGADAHGCGRDRA
- the wzm gene encoding galactan export ABC transporter permease subunit Wzm/RfbD, coding for MQATSTLERSEAPPETSSRTWRKAFKDISDGARQRQLWAHLGWQDIKQRYRRSVLGPLWITISMGVTSAGLGLMYSTIFGQPTETYVPYLTVGFIIWYFISGCLTAGTEVFIQNEGLIKQLPAPISVHVLRTVWREFLLFLHNLVIYLGILVIFWPPVSWMIITAVPALLLLLINGGWVVLLFGVASTRFRDIPPVVSSFMQLLFFMSPIVWPIEELEKNAGPRAWLAQLNPIYHYVEIVRAPLLGEPQQLHHWIVVGAFTVGGWLLALIIMRNYRARVSYWV
- a CDS encoding endonuclease/exonuclease/phosphatase family protein, whose translation is MKCTVLAVSAVVVATASAAAPAVASPEPADVPGLVRFATFNASLNRATEGELLADLSTPDDEQARKVAEVVQRNRPDVVLLNEFDFVPGGAAVDAFRANYLAVGHNGAQPIDYPYAYTAPVNTGVPSGMDLDNDGRTGGPGDAYGFGQFPGQYGMVVLSKHPIGDVRTFQHFRWTDMPGAMMPDDPATPEPADWYSPQEKQALRLSSKSHWDLPIHVGGRTVHLLASHPTPPSFDGPEDRNGVRNHDEIRFWADYVAGAGYVYDDAGRTGGLERGAPFVIAGDQNADANDGDSADRAATQLLNAQRVIDPLPGSFGAVEAARNQGGANTGHRGAPYFDTADFGDQSPGNLRVDYVLPSLPLVPLRSGVFWPGTHDELSRLNDTSDHHLVWVDVLAAYHD